TAGCGTTCAGACAtatcagagcagcagcaggttggagGAATAAAGCGCCGCCCCGGGAGGCTGGACGACACCCTGCGGCCTGGTTGGGAACAGGAGGTGATGAAGGAGAAAAGAACGACACTgaagtggagcagcagcagcccgctgTGGGCCGCACTCCGTGAAGTGGACATCAATCACAGCTGGACAGGCTCCGCCTCCCCGCGATGGGCAGAAGGGCTGACGCGGACCCAGCCGCCAAAACGCGGAACACGTCTGTGGAGCAACCTCCGACTGAACCTCATTAAAGGACGACTCGGCGTTTTCTGTACGAGACACGTGGATGTGGTCGGCTGTCAGTCGCCATGGCGATGGCCTCTCACCTGCACGCCGCCGGCCGAGTTGTACTGCGCCGGCCTCTTGGAGTACGCCGAGTAGAGCGGCGCCTCGTTCACCAGCTGGTTGTAGAGCTCCAGCGCCTCCAGAACCTTCAGGTTCAGCTCCGACAGCTCCGAGTGTTCCCTGCaacggggagagggggggggggggggcaaaggtcgTCAGATGACCCGGGACCGCTCggtagcagaggaggaggaggaggaagagcggcgCGCTACCTGTCaatctcctgcagccgctcgtCGATCATGGGGTTCATCTGCTCACAcgcacctgggggggggggtcacagagaACACAGTTAGCCACGGAGCTGCTGCTTCGCCCTCCGAGGCTCCGCCCCGCCTCGCAGCGCCGTACCCTCCAGCTGGATCAGCTCCGCCGAGTCGGGAGCCGGGTGGGCGGGGtcagcgtcctgcagcagagccAGAGTCCTGTCCATCGTCCCCTGGGGAGACAAGAGGAGGTCGGTCTCTGCACTTAAGACGGGCGGCGGGAGCACGAGGGCGGTGAGCGCTACCTCGTCGATGCAGACGGGCTCGGGCTCCTCGCTGGCCTCCTGGACCGTCTCCTCGGGGCTGGGCGTCTTCTCGGCGAAGGCCACTGGGGGGGGAGAAGGCGGAGGTTAACCGAGCCGGCGTGAAGCGGCTCCTTGGTCGGGACGCCCGACATGTGTCGGACCGACCTGTCTCCGGCTCGGCGTGCAGGTTGGCGGTGACGAAGTTGGACGGGAAGAGGCCGACTCCTCGGTGGTTCTCTCCTTTCCACCAGTTCGGATCGCTGTGAACAACGAGCAGGCAGTGGGACAAAGTGTCTCGGGACAATAATGTTCTGCGCGGGCGCCACGTGGATGACGGACGTCACCTGTCGTCCAGAACCAGGATCAGCTCCCCGGCTTTGAAGGTCAGCTCGTTATCCTCAGCTGCTTCGAAGTCGTAGAGCGCTCGCACCTTCCGCGCCTCCTGCCccccggggtcagaggtcgtggCAAGGGGCCGCGTCTCcacctgctgcttctgctcctgCAAGGACAGCTCGAtggctgggaggggggggcggggggggcagaaagcCTATTTTTATTGACTATTTCAACAAAGATAAAATCCAAAATCGTACAGAAAGGCTCCAGTGTGGAGGCCTCGCTTCACCTTTGGCCAGGTTGTCATCCTCCGACTCTTTGACGACAGCAGGGGGGGGCAACTTTGTGGAGGATCCCTGTGGTCGAGACAGACGGAAAGgtcaggcgtgtgtgtgtgtgtgtgtgtgtgtgtgtacacagatTAGTGTCTGGCTCTGCAATAAACTGATATTATACCTGTCATTTATACTGCAATAACCATGTAGATATGAAATACTGCAGTACTTTGCTGCAGTAAAACACTGAAGTACTGCCAACATCACAACTTGTTCCGCTGATCGATGGCTGGAAGGTGAGCGGCAGGGGGCCTCagctggagcccccccccccccctgcggttTGCTCACCAGCTGATTCCAGATTAAATGCCACAGCCCTCCGGTCTCCATTAGAGCCGGTGGGACAACgcgagacacagagacagacaatgtTCACCCACGAGGCTGAAGACGTGGTGATAAGTGTCTCATTAGAGAAAggagggacggaggagggacAACGGACCAGAAATTAGAATCAGAATTGTcactaaatacacattaacatagtttgatggagaagacgttgtcttcagtcccacagcagctctgtcAAGCCGATACGacatcacagccaatcagatccatccACGCTCGCGTCTAAAGAGCCAAGCTCaacaataaaagatggcggaccaagcGTAGACTAAGGGGCCCCTGGTCCATCtggccatcagtttgggggccttggcctgaaaaacgttgaagacccctgatttagtgactgatggtccatttagagtcaaacagaccatagagcaggggatgctttagggcggggcccaacgctgattgacaggtctctgacagagacacacagcgtCTCCAGGTCCTCTCGGTCCATGTTGGGTCACTTCTCTTTGTCTGCTGCTCCTTCCGCCACACGCGGTGTGAAGGACGTACCTGCGAGGACGCGCTGGGGAAGACGACGCCCTCCTCCTTCAGAGACTTGATGGTGGCGCCGATCAAGCTGAGCTGAGGATCCTTCTGGAAGTCTTCTGCCCACTCCACCATCAGAGCCTTCAGCTTCTCACACACCTTCGGGTGGGCCTGCAGCACCAGACAGCactttatgagtgtgtgtgtgtgtgtgtgtgtgtgtgtgtgatctattCAGAGCTCTTTTACTACTTCATTCATTATGGGCTCTGTGctctctgactctccttaaTGTACTCATGTACTTGTACAGCATGAACACTGATGCGTACTGGAGAGGACCAGCGAGGGACACCAGCATACGATGAAGAACAGCTCACGTACTTTGCTCAACGCGCTGCGCACTTCACTGGAAAACTCCCTCGAGCAGATTTCCAGGTGGAATATTTTGCCGCAGTTTGACACACAAGCGCCGAGCAGCTGCAGAAAAGGttgtggagaaagaaagagatcaAACCGCTGCTTTTATggaacaagaggaggaggattcaTTTTCCACCACCTGGCATCAAGTAAGACCAAGCAGGAATTAATGGAGGGAGTTTTTTGGAATTAAAACGCCTTCAATGAGACGAGCTCGAATGACGCCAACAGATAAACAAAGAACCCCGATGACTCAAACTAAGAAGCAACGCTCTCATATCCGACATCCTCCGACCTCTCGTCAGATTACAGATTCACTGGAACTTCTCACACTTTAGAATAATGATTAATGATGCAGTTGAATGCTTTTAGTTTTAAGGTTTTTCTTCATAACAAAATGCTCGATGTTGGTTGGTAAATAAATGACATGATGAGAAACAGAATGTGGACAGTTACGTTGTATCTAATAGAACCAAACGAAGCAAAGTTCCGTCTGTTAGTCCCATGAGGGGAGAAATAAAACCCAAGAATCACTGACAGTAAGACGGCGCACATCAACTTTCCACCCAGTAAGAGACAGTTTGAGGTTTTTAGCGGGTGAATCCATGTTACTCCGTCCTCTTGGGACTTCAGATGGTTTGTTACCACATAATTACGGACTCAATAATGTCCAGAGAGCGACTCACGTTGACGGCCTGCATGGCCACGTGAGGCACTTTGTGGTTGACTCTCTTCATGATGGATCTCAGGCTGTCCTTCGGTCTGCAGCACAAGAGAAAGTTCAGCTTGGATTCATCCGACACGCACAACGGAGGGGAGGCCCCTTCCATCTTACCCGTTGGCCGTGGTTCCGATCTTATCGCAGATGTCCATGATGAGGCCCCAGTCGTCCGTCGTGTTGGTCTCATTGGTCGACTTCTCTGTAAACGTGGCAGACGCACGGTGAGAGAAACGCGTGAACATCACAGCTGAACCGAAGCCTTTTAGAATGAgtttgagggtgggggggggcaggcgttgtaattaaacatttaaaacaaagattTGGCAAAACTACCTGGAAAAAGTGGAAGCTTTAAATTGCAAATTAATTCTCTTATGAAAACATGCAATCGAGGTAAATATTTCCACAATAAGTGACATTCTGGCCTCATCTCCTCTTATTTGACCACTGATAGCAAGTAAATAGGCAGTAGTTACTGAGGAAAACATTGTAGTGTTTAACTACATTAAAGTGTCAGATTAAAGATTTGCACACAGATGAACGCTCAGCTCGGATGTGTCATGTTCTTTAACATGCAGTTGTGTatctagtgtgtctgtgtgatacAGTGCACTTCTGTGTGCATTGTTAGTTTGATCCTTAACATGTTAAACGCTCGCTGTGAAGTTTAACACTTCATTTACACTCAACCATCACATAATGAGCTATTTAATAAGATAACAACTAGAGAATATTTGGGCCGTTTTGCTCAGTTTAACAAtagttattaattaataattaattaattaataaaaatagtAATCTGAACAATAACATTATAGCCTATTATTATTCTAAATAATGTTAACCTAACGTTAAATATCTAGATACCTAAATTGCGGTTATTGCtataacatttgttttatcgTTGACATTTTACATAAAAGACTAAATTAGCCCCCGATTGTAACGTTTGTAAAGTAAATAACCACCTGACGTCATGAAGAGGTTTGAATCCATCGTTAAGTATCCGAGTGGATCTTTACAAGCGATGTGTCGTCAGCCAGTTTAACGTTGACGACCAACCGATAAACTGATCGATAACCCGTTTGGATGCCGATGGCAACCAGACAGCAGAAGCATCGGAAGGCGTCTGAGTCTCGTGGATGTGCGAAGAagtccaaaataaataaacgtaCGACGCCAGCAGCGGAATGAAAAGACAACACTAAAAGCTAACCGTAGCTTAGCTtctgagctaacgttagcttcgaTGTTATTGGCCTGTTGGTTAGCCGCCgttcggacacacacacacacaacggaaaTGGCGATTCACTCACCGACATCTTGGTCAAATGGATTTTGGGAGAACAAAGGCATCGTGATGATTCAACAAACTGCCAGACTACTAAACAAAACTAAAGCCTACACAAATATCGCTTCCTCGTCCATTAGCTTTAAACTTCCGGTAACTTGGCTGTCGTAATCAATGCCTGAAGAGAATTACGAAATACCGACAGAGGGCAGCTGCCAAAATAAGTCGTATTCATATTCGGTGCAGTtagatgtttttctttaagAACATTTAAAGTCAAGCACGTTGACATAAATTCCTAAATAAAATACTTAAAACAACTGGGACTTTCTTAAACACCGCTGTTCACACAAAGGAGAGAAGTGAAACACTGACATCTAGCGGAGAGAAGACTCATTTCATTATGTCCAACATGCGTTTATCATGTTACTCCAGTTAAATGATATACATTCAATTGTAATTATATTATTCTCTGTGAGTTTACACGGGTAGATTACCCAACAAATATGTTAACTGAGAGAAATGTACTGCCTTGCTCGAATGTAAAGTTTTGACTCAGACCAATACAATTATCCTAACTGactaaaatataattttaaacatcacattatataaataaacaaaagtaaTTAGATGATAAACTTAAACTGAGTTCAATGCAGTCTATATAAACAATGCAATATGTTTATGTTGATTGTTTACAGCGTGCATTGCAACCATGTGACCTGACAAAGAGTATCAAGTTAGCTAAAGACAGTTAGTTTTTATCAGTCCTCAACAGTCTACTGTCCTATTCCAGTCTGTGAACACCGAGAGACAGTCTAATCCACGCAAACATGAATGGTTAAAGCAAATAAAGGAATAGATGAAGCCGCATATCGTGCGGGGCGATTTTCAAAGGTGACGTTTCAGAGAGAAACGTCTCAAAGTGAAGGCGGAAGTACGCAGGAGTTCCTCCTCTCGCTTCGGGACCACACTTCCGGGTTTGCCTCCTCCCCTGCCGCTTGTTTGCTTCCTGTCTGCGGTGAACCTGACAGCCGTCGTCGTCCAGGGTTCAAAGAGCGTTCGAGGCTTTCACTCATGTCGGCAGCCGCGGCGGGGACCAGCAGGACGACCCACGGCGACGTGGCCgcgaggaagaagaagggccCCGGCGCCCTGGCCACGGCCTACCTGGTCATCTACAACGTTGTTATGACAGCAGGGTATGCGGCGTGTTCCGTCGCGCTaacgccgctgtgtgtgtgtgtgtgtgtgtgtgtgtgtgtgtgtgtgtgtgtgtgtgtgtgtgttgagcaaTACATCATTGGCAGCCAGTTGCAGCGCTATTCTGCTTTGTGCTGATGTGCACGTTGTCTTTGGGAAACATTAGCATTAACGTTAGCATGGTGTGCATCAGATAATAGCTTCCCCCTACAGCCAACGGCTAATACGGATTAGCGTCAACCGCCTGGGTGCGCGCGCAGCCACTGTGACCCTCCAATCCAGAAATAATAAAGGGGTTAATGTCTACACCAGTTCCTATTAAAAATGCAGGGGAACACGATACATCTCATGTGAAAATAGATCAATACAAATACCCTTCTTCAAAGGAAGGGAAACACTCAAACTATATGACGATTTATCCATCTTGTTTTAAAAGTCGTCAGTGAAAATCCTGATGACAGAATGATTCGGTTTGGCTTTCTGTAACCAGTGCAGCATTAGAGCATGTTGTGATAagtagctagctaactagcatgtgtatgcatgcatgcatgtgtgtgtgcgtgtatacgTGTGCTCTCCCAGGTGGCTGGTCATAGCTGTGGGGCTGGTCAGAGCTTACCTGGCCAGAGGAAGCTATCATGGGCTTTACTACTCCATCGAGAAGCCTCTGAAGTTCTTCCAGACCGGAGCTCTTCTGGAGGTGAGATGAGCACAAAGGGCGGCGCGCTGTACTCCGTCAACTAcactatgaacacacacacacgcgcacacacgcactacTTCAATGTTGTCTTTTCCAAAATCTTTTTTGACCTCGTGACCCTTTTATAGAGGTCTAGGTTGGGAAAGGAGGTTAGGGGGCAACTTTTGGCTGTTAGATTATAGTTATAATAGGTTAACCTCGCTATAATCTGCACATACACAACACTGGCGGCACTTTAGCAATACTGAATCATTTTTGTACGATAAAGAAATTAAAccgtcatccatccatccatccttccatccattgtcagaccgcttatcctgcacacagggtcgcgggggggctggagtccatcccagccaacttcgggcgacatgtactttttttttttttcagttttgtgtTACAGCTCCTTTAAGAATGTAAATTGAGATTTCCTTATTGTCTGTTTCCTCCCTTCACAGATTGTGCACTGTGCTGTGGGTGAGTTTCTGTCACCATGTAGTAATGTTCAGGGGTATAAGTGCGTCTATATAAAGACACTAGTcagtttatttctgtatttgggCCACAGTTCCCCAGAAGGTTTGGCCCACTCAGAATAAACTGAATCTTATCAATTGATCATGTAAATACATCTCTGATTAATGGATTATTGGCACATGatataaaaacagtaaaacactgtcttttaTTAAAAGGCCCGTCAACGTTCCAAATATTAACACCCCCCCTTTCATTCAGGAATCGTCCCGTCCTCCGTGGTGCTGACGGGCTTCCAGGTCCTGTCACGGGTCTTCCTCACTTGGGCCGTCACGCACAGCGTCAGGGAGGTACGCCGGCGTCTCCTTTTCTACTTCCACTTTGAGATGCtgcggggggaagggggggtaaTCGGCTGGTGTTGGGGGCGACCCCTGATGCTGCTGACTGTGCTGTTCGCCCTGTCGATAG
The window above is part of the Gasterosteus aculeatus chromosome 16, fGasAcu3.hap1.1, whole genome shotgun sequence genome. Proteins encoded here:
- the hacd2 gene encoding very-long-chain (3R)-3-hydroxyacyl-CoA dehydratase 2, translating into MVKANKGIDEAAYRAGRFSKVTFQRETSQSEGGSTQEFLLSLRDHTSGFASSPAACLLPVCGEPDSRRRPGFKERSRLSLMSAAAAGTSRTTHGDVAARKKKGPGALATAYLVIYNVVMTAGWLVIAVGLVRAYLARGSYHGLYYSIEKPLKFFQTGALLEIVHCAVGIVPSSVVLTGFQVLSRVFLTWAVTHSVREVQSEDSVLLFVAAWTVTEIIRYSFYTFSLLNHLPYLIKWARYTFFFALYPMGVSGELLTIYAALPHVQKTGLYSVTLPNKYNFSFDYHGFLILAMVSYIPLFPQLYFHMIRQRKKVLGHVEDYSKVE
- the stam2 gene encoding signal transducing adapter molecule 2; the protein is MPLFSQNPFDQDVEKSTNETNTTDDWGLIMDICDKIGTTANGPKDSLRSIMKRVNHKVPHVAMQAVNLLGACVSNCGKIFHLEICSREFSSEVRSALSKAHPKVCEKLKALMVEWAEDFQKDPQLSLIGATIKSLKEEGVVFPSASSQGSSTKLPPPAVVKESEDDNLAKAIELSLQEQKQQVETRPLATTSDPGGQEARKVRALYDFEAAEDNELTFKAGELILVLDDSDPNWWKGENHRGVGLFPSNFVTANLHAEPETVAFAEKTPSPEETVQEASEEPEPVCIDEGTMDRTLALLQDADPAHPAPDSAELIQLEGACEQMNPMIDERLQEIDREHSELSELNLKVLEALELYNQLVNEAPLYSAYSKRPAQYNSAGGVQGYLGQAGGPYLPPGMPQAPPAQPYPLPGEQPGQLHSLPPNVSALPNGHGPQLPYMSSAANPPYMSHAAAAPYHHHQAAPDMSTYHGPAMPPMSYPGPAPPQQAPPPQQQPVYYQQPLL